In Rissa tridactyla isolate bRisTri1 chromosome 2, bRisTri1.patW.cur.20221130, whole genome shotgun sequence, a single window of DNA contains:
- the NRN1 gene encoding neuritin, translated as MGLKLNGRYISLILAVQIAYLVQAVRAAGRCDAVFRGFSDCLLRLGDNMANYPQDLDDKRNLQTICAYWDDFHACTLTALTDCQEGATDLWEKLRRESKNLDFQGSLFELCGGGSGAAPSLLPPALPLLLAALWAALVTWLPF; from the exons ATGGGACTTAAGTTGAACGGCAGATATATTTCTCTGATCCTTGCTGTACAGATAG cgtACCTGGTGCAGGCGGTGAGAGCGGCGGGGCGGTGCGATGCGGTCTTTAGGGGCTTCTCGGACTGTTTGCTGCGGCTGGGCGATAACATGGCCAACTACCCGCAGGACCTGGACGACAAGAGAAATCTCCAAACGATCTGCGC GTACTGGGATGATTTCCACGCCTGCACCCTCACAGCGCTCACCGATTGCCAGGAAGGAGCGACAGACCTCTGGGAGAAATTGAGACGGGAATCCAAAAACCTCGATTTTCAAGGCAGCTTATTTGAACTGTGCGGAGGCGGCAGCGGCGCGGCACCgtccctcctcccgccggcctTGCCCCTGCTGCTGGCGGCTCTGTGGGCCGCGCTAGTGACCTGGCTGCCTTTCTAG